The genomic region TGGGGCGGCTGGTGGTTCTGGGATCCGGTTGAAAATGCGTCGTTCATGCCATGGTTGGTTGGCACCGCGCTGCTGCATTCGCTGGCGGTTTCCGACAAGCGTGGCAACTTCAAAGCCTGGACTGTGTTGTTGTCGATCAGTGCTTTCAGTTTGAGTTTGCTGGGTACTTTCCTGGTGCGTTCTGGCGTGTTGACGTCGGTGCACGCTTTCGCCACCGACCCGGAACGCGGCCTGTTCATTCTGATCTTCTTGCTGATCGTCATCGGCGGCAGCTTGAGTTTGTTTGCGGCGAAATCCAGCCGGCTGACCCAGCGTGCCGACGCCGACTGGTATTCAAAAGATACGGCGCTGCTATTGAACAATGTGCTGTTATCCGTCACGGCGCTGGTCGTCTTGATTGGCACGCTGCAACCGCTGGTCAACGATGCATTGAACCTCGGCAAAATCTCGGTCGGCCCGCCATATTTCGATTTGATGTTCAGCGTATTCATGCTGCCTTTGTTGGTATTGGTCGGCATTGGTCCGATGTTGCGTTGGCGCAAGGATGATTGGCAACAACACCGCAACGTGATCGCGGCGCAATTTATCATCGCTCTCGGTTTAACCGCGTTGATTCTGCTGTTGCTGAACAAAGTTCAAACCTCGGTGGTTGTCGGTTTGTTCCTGGCGCTGTGGTTACTGGGCGGCTTGGTTCGTGATTGGGCGCAACGCCTGAAAAATCGGCCATCGCTGGTTACCGGTATCGCGCAATTGCCGCGTGCTTTCGTTGGCATGTCGCTGGCGCATTTGGGCCTTGCCGTATCGCTACTTGGCATCGTCGTGACCAACGCATTCAGCGTCGAACGCGATATCCGGATGGCGCCGGGACAAACGGTTGAAGTCGGTGATTATCAGTTCAAGCTGCAGCGTCTGCGTGAACTGGAAGGGCCGAACTACCATTCGACCCGGGCGATTATCGAAGTGCGCGATCAAGGTCATGTGGTGACGATGTTACGGCCGGAAAAGCGCACTTACATGGCGTCACGTTCGACAATGACCGAAGCCTCGATCAACCCGGGCCTGACCCGTGACTTATACGTCGCGCTTGGTGAGCCACTCGATGGCGATGCCTGGGCCGTGCGAGTCTATTACAAGCCCTTCGTCCGTTGGATTTGGTTTGGTGCGGTGTTCATGGTGATTGGCGGCATTCTGGCCGGTACCGATCGCCGTTATCGCGCCCAAG from Permianibacter aggregans harbors:
- a CDS encoding heme lyase CcmF/NrfE family subunit, with the protein product MIIEFGHFALILALLVALVLAVVPMAGSYTGQRQWMAMAKPASSVLFYLVLISFCCLTWAFIQNDFTVAYVAQNSNSRLPIYYRISAVWGAHEGSLLLWVLILTFWSYLVACRSRHLPLLLSSRVLSILGLISIGFLAFTLFTSNPFERTLPMFPVDGRDLNPLLQDFGLIVHPPMLYMGYVGFSVAFAFAIAALLEGKLDSAWARWARPWTLAAWVFLTAGIALGSWWAYYELGWGGWWFWDPVENASFMPWLVGTALLHSLAVSDKRGNFKAWTVLLSISAFSLSLLGTFLVRSGVLTSVHAFATDPERGLFILIFLLIVIGGSLSLFAAKSSRLTQRADADWYSKDTALLLNNVLLSVTALVVLIGTLQPLVNDALNLGKISVGPPYFDLMFSVFMLPLLVLVGIGPMLRWRKDDWQQHRNVIAAQFIIALGLTALILLLLNKVQTSVVVGLFLALWLLGGLVRDWAQRLKNRPSLVTGIAQLPRAFVGMSLAHLGLAVSLLGIVVTNAFSVERDIRMAPGQTVEVGDYQFKLQRLRELEGPNYHSTRAIIEVRDQGHVVTMLRPEKRTYMASRSTMTEASINPGLTRDLYVALGEPLDGDAWAVRVYYKPFVRWIWFGAVFMVIGGILAGTDRRYRAQVAEQKAKALSGQELGA